A window of Photobacterium sp. GJ3 contains these coding sequences:
- a CDS encoding helix-turn-helix domain-containing protein — MSKYCRELKCVIAKQCLSGVPSGLLSKQHSISSRQIRYWTQVFAIHGTDSFLPTAHTSTAEAKLQALNLMWTNGWSLTHTSAVLNLSTPGILSVWLKRYKEQGIKGLKPHAIGRPPMKQQPQRTTKSDDEMTLEELKDELAYLRAENAVLKKLEELEQEKRRQTKKKRQ; from the coding sequence ATGTCCAAATATTGCCGCGAATTGAAGTGCGTCATTGCTAAGCAGTGCTTGAGTGGCGTGCCATCCGGTCTTTTATCCAAGCAACATTCCATCTCTTCTAGGCAAATAAGGTACTGGACTCAAGTCTTTGCTATTCACGGTACTGATTCATTTTTACCAACAGCTCATACATCAACGGCTGAAGCTAAGCTCCAAGCATTAAATTTAATGTGGACGAATGGCTGGTCTCTGACGCACACTAGTGCAGTCTTAAATCTCTCTACCCCTGGGATACTATCTGTTTGGCTCAAAAGATATAAAGAGCAAGGTATCAAAGGGCTTAAGCCTCACGCAATAGGAAGGCCACCCATGAAGCAGCAACCTCAACGTACGACCAAATCAGATGATGAAATGACGCTTGAGGAGCTAAAAGATGAGTTAGCCTACTTGAGAGCAGAGAATGCTGTCCTAAAAAAGTTGGAGGAGTTAGAGCAGGAAAAGCGCCGTCAAACAAAGAAAAAACGGCAATAG
- a CDS encoding DUF2252 family protein, giving the protein MTSRPDFLCDQLRLIDGTVPSTQHPLNKHTKMTWSPFQFFRGSAQIFYADLAAGVLKLPALLLAKPGQTFIMGDCHLSNFGFMTEEGSQSDQVIFAPNDFDDACVGYAVWDLARFLTSLSLAGDFARGLLEGKYLTDETEIDDDLNAINDDDVREASQQFLKVYLKTLAQVIDHEETRFNVLQSFDDHHVLHKYSRKAAKRCAGGKDFYSKSQLAKSTLVEDGMLRFAEKPGKYVRLPSEEYALLKTTFRPYLDDEVLDIVVRIHAGTGSHEAMRYYFLVGPGDCRSIEDLPLCHIVEVKQQRQAAPIFSFPNLSPVNTLNPAHLTADCQRFMQRRPDLLLDEVVWNNQHWLVRSRHHARLSVKPEAIILNDTSPEQHFCEYAQACGEALALAHARGDRRSTRFEQFMIQLLPEQTDAIIEACLTYARQVIEDYGTHCKLMAE; this is encoded by the coding sequence ATGACCTCCAGACCCGATTTTCTCTGCGATCAACTCAGACTCATCGACGGCACCGTACCTTCCACCCAGCATCCGCTGAACAAACATACCAAAATGACCTGGAGCCCTTTCCAGTTTTTCCGGGGGTCTGCTCAGATCTTCTACGCCGATTTGGCAGCCGGTGTTCTGAAGCTACCCGCTCTGCTGCTCGCCAAACCGGGACAGACATTCATCATGGGCGACTGTCATCTGTCTAACTTTGGCTTCATGACCGAAGAAGGCTCGCAAAGCGATCAGGTGATTTTCGCCCCCAATGATTTTGATGATGCCTGTGTTGGCTACGCGGTCTGGGATCTGGCCCGTTTCCTGACCAGCCTGTCACTCGCTGGCGATTTCGCACGCGGTTTGCTGGAAGGAAAATATCTGACCGATGAAACAGAGATTGATGACGATCTGAATGCCATCAATGACGACGACGTGCGCGAAGCCAGTCAGCAGTTTCTGAAGGTCTACCTGAAAACACTGGCACAAGTGATTGACCATGAAGAAACACGATTCAATGTCCTGCAATCTTTTGATGATCATCATGTGCTGCATAAATACAGCCGGAAAGCGGCCAAGCGCTGCGCCGGAGGAAAAGACTTTTACAGTAAAAGTCAGCTGGCAAAATCGACGCTGGTTGAAGACGGCATGTTACGCTTTGCGGAGAAGCCCGGTAAATATGTGCGGCTGCCGTCTGAAGAATATGCCCTTCTGAAAACGACCTTCCGGCCTTATCTGGATGATGAGGTGCTGGATATCGTCGTTCGCATTCATGCGGGCACGGGCTCTCATGAAGCCATGCGTTATTACTTTCTGGTCGGTCCCGGTGATTGCAGAAGTATTGAAGATTTACCCTTGTGCCACATTGTTGAAGTGAAGCAACAGCGTCAGGCAGCACCCATTTTCTCATTTCCGAATCTCAGCCCGGTGAACACACTGAATCCGGCACACCTGACCGCCGACTGTCAGCGGTTTATGCAGCGCCGCCCGGATTTGCTTCTTGATGAAGTCGTCTGGAACAATCAGCACTGGCTGGTTCGTTCCCGTCATCATGCGCGCTTATCGGTCAAACCCGAAGCGATCATCCTGAACGATACCAGTCCGGAACAGCATTTTTGCGAATATGCACAAGCCTGTGGTGAAGCGCTCGCACTGGCCCATGCTCGCGGGGACAGACGTTCAACCCGCTTTGAGCAATTCATGATTCAGCTCTTGCCGGAACAGACGGATGCAATCATCGAAGCCTGTCTGACCTATGCCCGGCAAGTCATCGAAGACTACGGGACTCACTGCAAGCTGATGGCAGAGTGA
- a CDS encoding DUF2256 domain-containing protein, with protein sequence MTQRPLPEKICPVCLRPFTWRRKWADCWHQVIYCSERCRRQKKSRRATTE encoded by the coding sequence ATGACCCAGCGCCCATTGCCTGAGAAAATCTGCCCGGTTTGTTTACGACCTTTTACCTGGCGAAGAAAATGGGCCGATTGCTGGCATCAGGTCATCTATTGCTCAGAACGCTGCCGCCGACAGAAAAAATCCCGCCGTGCTACCACGGAATGA